In the Clostridium sporogenes genome, one interval contains:
- a CDS encoding methionyl aminopeptidase: MFSKLGRNDLCWCGSEKKYKKCHFNFDKKIELYKTYGHIVPPREIIKKPEEIVAIRKSGKVNIAILDHIEKHIKAGMTTEDINELIYKKTIELGGTPAQLGFEGFPKSVCTSINDQVCHGIPSEKVVLNDGDIINVDISTIYEGYFSDSSRMFCIGHVDENKKKLVNVVKECVNLGIKQVKPWGFLGDIGQAIHDHALKNGYSVVKEIGGHGIGLEFHEEPWVGYTSKKNTGMLMVPGMIFTIEPMINMGTDEIFLDGKNGWTYYTNDGKPSAQWEIMILVTNDGYEILAY, encoded by the coding sequence ATGTTTAGTAAATTAGGTAGAAACGATTTATGTTGGTGTGGCAGTGAAAAGAAATATAAAAAATGTCATTTTAACTTTGATAAAAAAATAGAATTATATAAGACATATGGTCATATAGTTCCACCTAGAGAAATTATAAAAAAACCAGAAGAAATAGTAGCTATACGTAAAAGTGGTAAAGTTAATATCGCAATTTTAGATCATATTGAAAAACACATTAAAGCTGGTATGACAACAGAAGATATTAATGAATTAATTTATAAAAAAACTATAGAATTAGGAGGTACACCAGCACAATTAGGATTTGAAGGATTCCCAAAGAGTGTATGTACTTCTATTAACGATCAAGTATGCCATGGAATCCCATCAGAAAAAGTAGTCTTAAATGATGGAGATATTATAAATGTTGACATTTCAACTATTTATGAAGGTTATTTTTCTGATTCTTCTAGAATGTTCTGTATTGGACATGTAGATGAAAATAAGAAGAAGTTGGTTAATGTGGTAAAAGAATGTGTAAATTTAGGAATAAAACAGGTAAAACCATGGGGCTTTCTCGGAGATATAGGGCAAGCAATCCATGATCATGCCTTAAAAAATGGATACTCTGTTGTAAAGGAAATTGGGGGCCATGGAATCGGGCTAGAATTCCACGAAGAACCTTGGGTAGGTTATACCTCAAAGAAAAATACAGGTATGTTAATGGTACCAGGTATGATATTTACAATAGAGCCAATGATTAATATGGGTACTGATGAAATATTTTTAGATGGGAAAAATGGATGGACTTATTATACAAATGATGGTAAGCCTTCAGCTCAATGGGAAATAATGATATTAGTAACAAATGATGGTTATGAAATATTAGCATACTAA
- a CDS encoding helix-turn-helix domain-containing protein: protein MSAKTIETMVNWIEDNIMKKPTLTEMSNYIGYSPFYCSSKFHENVGITFKQYISKRRLSLASIKVKDTKIRFLDIALKYGFSSQEAFTRAFVSNYGCTPNEYRKKKLTNIELYMKPNIFPVSNNENISD from the coding sequence TTGTCTGCAAAAACTATAGAAACTATGGTTAACTGGATTGAAGATAATATAATGAAAAAACCAACACTTACTGAAATGTCTAATTATATTGGATATTCTCCATTTTATTGTTCATCCAAATTTCATGAAAATGTTGGAATTACCTTTAAACAATATATATCAAAGCGCAGATTAAGTCTTGCTTCAATAAAAGTAAAAGATACTAAAATTAGATTTTTAGATATTGCATTAAAGTATGGATTTTCATCCCAGGAAGCTTTTACAAGGGCTTTTGTATCCAATTATGGATGCACACCCAATGAATATAGAAAGAAAAAATTAACTAATATTGAATTATATATGAAACCTAATATATTTCCGGTATCTAATAATGAAAATATTAGTGACTAA
- the rlmH gene encoding 23S rRNA (pseudouridine(1915)-N(3))-methyltransferase RlmH gives MNISVISVGKIKEKFLKAAIDEYSKRLTKYCKLNIIEVPDEKTPDNASFKEENIIKEKEGNLILKHIKDSGFVIALDLKGKFITSEEFSGLIENCRLTGNSTITFVIGGSLGLSDQVLSRANYKLSFSKMTFPHQLFRVMLLEQIYRAFRILSGEPYHK, from the coding sequence ATGAATATATCTGTAATTTCAGTAGGAAAAATTAAAGAAAAATTTTTGAAAGCTGCAATAGATGAGTATTCCAAAAGATTAACCAAATACTGTAAACTAAATATAATAGAAGTTCCAGACGAAAAAACTCCAGATAATGCCTCTTTTAAAGAAGAAAATATAATAAAAGAAAAAGAAGGTAATTTAATATTAAAGCATATAAAAGATAGTGGTTTTGTTATAGCCTTAGATTTAAAGGGTAAATTTATAACCTCAGAAGAATTCTCAGGCCTTATAGAAAATTGCAGATTAACAGGTAATAGTACTATTACCTTTGTTATTGGTGGATCTCTTGGACTATCTGACCAAGTTTTATCCAGAGCTAATTATAAACTCTCTTTTTCAAAAATGACATTTCCTCATCAACTCTTTAGAGTAATGCTTCTAGAGCAAATTTATAGAGCTTTTAGAATATTATCTGGGGAACCTTATCATAAATAA
- a CDS encoding SEC-C domain-containing protein: MSLYKQWTDMVIDYVKTKGEAAFWKEYGAIEENVYTQILGEHNNVIEGTVKDLAEKFNTPVVFFMGFLDGINDSLSDTLDLDKIEESSNISLKIDFEKLYLNMLEAKADYLYNLPQWEAILSKEKRKELHKEWVSSKTIVKTNKIGRNEPCPCGSGKKYKNCCAKKA, encoded by the coding sequence ATGAGTTTATATAAACAATGGACAGACATGGTTATTGATTATGTTAAAACTAAAGGAGAAGCTGCATTTTGGAAGGAATACGGCGCAATAGAAGAAAATGTATATACTCAAATATTAGGTGAGCATAATAATGTTATAGAAGGTACTGTAAAAGATTTAGCCGAAAAATTTAATACTCCTGTAGTATTCTTTATGGGATTTTTAGATGGCATAAATGACAGTTTGAGTGATACTTTAGATTTAGACAAGATAGAAGAAAGCTCTAACATTTCTCTTAAAATAGATTTTGAAAAATTATACCTCAATATGTTAGAAGCTAAGGCAGATTATTTATATAATCTACCTCAGTGGGAGGCTATACTTTCTAAAGAAAAAAGAAAAGAACTACATAAAGAATGGGTTTCTTCAAAAACTATAGTTAAAACTAATAAAATTGGTAGAAATGAACCTTGTCCTTGTGGAAGCGGTAAAAAATATAAAAATTGTTGTGCAAAAAAAGCTTAA
- a CDS encoding GerMN domain-containing protein encodes MKKSIKLAFCSSLIISSVLFISCEKKDSISINNKDKIKNITLHNEKNNLVDLNLYFDSTNSTNDAEITKEERIIKKDELIGEFIIGELIKGPSVNNSLKPIFPKETRLLSFSIKNDIAYVNLSSEAYYSMTADKEEAYLKSIVWSLTELSSIKKVKLFIENKDISSISKNFKISEPIGRDDIIKINKQNNKSK; translated from the coding sequence TTGAAAAAATCTATTAAATTAGCTTTTTGCTCATCTTTAATAATTTCTTCGGTATTATTTATATCATGCGAAAAAAAAGATAGCATAAGCATAAATAATAAAGATAAAATCAAGAATATAACACTGCATAATGAAAAAAACAATTTAGTAGATTTAAACTTATATTTTGATTCTACTAATAGCACAAATGATGCTGAAATAACTAAAGAAGAAAGAATTATTAAAAAGGATGAGCTTATCGGTGAATTTATAATTGGAGAACTAATAAAAGGTCCTTCTGTAAATAATTCATTAAAGCCAATCTTCCCAAAAGAGACAAGATTATTAAGCTTTTCTATAAAAAACGATATCGCTTATGTTAATTTAAGTAGTGAAGCTTACTATTCTATGACTGCAGATAAAGAGGAAGCTTATCTAAAGAGCATTGTTTGGTCTTTAACAGAACTGTCTTCAATAAAGAAGGTTAAATTATTTATTGAAAATAAGGATATCTCTTCTATTAGTAAAAATTTTAAAATTAGTGAACCTATCGGAAGAGATGATATAATAAAAATCAACAAACAAAATAATAAAAGTAAATAA
- a CDS encoding MBL fold metallo-hydrolase: MIFCSLYSGSSGNSIFISSEKSKILIDAGLSGKSIELALSRIRESPSSIDGIFVTHEHIDHIKGVGVLSRKYDIPIYANHQTWNTMEKNIGKIKEHNIKILDKKSVVLNDMEINPFDISHDAACPFGYTVCSKNKKASIATDLGFFSKDIKNILEDCDVILLESNHDTEMLKFGPYPYTLKRRILSNVGHLSNEDCGRAIINITNSKYKNIILGHLSKTNNFPELAYQTVLNALNSSDIRVGKELSLSVAKRDTPSNYIKF, encoded by the coding sequence ATGATTTTTTGTTCTCTTTATAGTGGTAGTAGCGGTAATTCCATATTTATATCCTCTGAAAAATCAAAAATACTAATAGATGCTGGTCTCTCCGGTAAAAGCATAGAATTAGCTTTAAGCCGTATAAGGGAGTCTCCTTCCTCTATAGATGGAATATTTGTTACCCATGAGCATATAGATCACATAAAAGGTGTTGGTGTTTTATCCAGAAAATACGATATACCTATATATGCCAACCACCAAACTTGGAATACCATGGAAAAAAATATTGGTAAAATAAAAGAACATAATATAAAAATTTTAGATAAAAAGTCTGTAGTCTTAAATGATATGGAGATAAATCCCTTTGATATATCTCATGATGCTGCATGTCCCTTTGGATACACTGTGTGTTCTAAAAATAAAAAAGCAAGCATTGCTACAGATTTAGGTTTTTTTTCAAAAGATATTAAAAATATTTTAGAAGATTGTGATGTAATATTACTTGAAAGTAATCACGATACAGAAATGCTTAAATTTGGCCCATACCCTTATACTTTAAAAAGAAGGATTTTAAGCAATGTAGGTCATTTATCTAATGAAGATTGTGGTAGAGCTATAATAAACATTACCAATAGCAAATATAAAAATATAATATTGGGACATCTTAGTAAAACTAATAATTTTCCGGAACTTGCTTATCAAACTGTTTTAAATGCATTAAACTCTTCTGATATTAGAGTAGGTAAAGAACTTTCTTTATCCGTTGCTAAAAGAGATACTCCGAGTAACTATATAAAATTTTAG
- a CDS encoding UDP-N-acetylglucosamine 1-carboxyvinyltransferase has protein sequence MSKLKITGGNPLFGKVEISGAKNAAVAILPATIMASKGVCTIENTPNIEDVHCIERILNGLGCKIKRQSNSVLQIDSTNITKTNANTEDVRKMRASYYLIGALLGRFKKARVELPGGCPIGVRPIDQHIKGFEALGAHVEIEHGAVIVEADRLIGTNIFFDVVSVGATINVMLAATLAEGNTVLENVAKEPHVVDVANFLNSMGANIKGAGTDVIRVTGVKELKGCTYSVIPDQIEAGTYMIATAACGGEVTINNVIPKHLESITAKLIEMGVDVIENGDSVTVKSKGNFKSANIKTQPYPGFPTDVQQPMSTLLTIAKGRSIVNESIWESRFKHVDELKKMGANIKVEGRTAIIDGVTKLTGAVVKATDLRAGAAMVIAGLLAEGDTEILGVEHIDRGYPNIENKFKSLGATIVRL, from the coding sequence ATGAGTAAATTAAAAATCACAGGAGGTAACCCCCTCTTTGGGAAAGTTGAAATTAGTGGAGCAAAAAATGCAGCCGTAGCTATATTACCAGCTACTATTATGGCTAGCAAAGGAGTTTGCACTATAGAAAATACTCCAAATATTGAAGATGTACATTGTATTGAAAGAATTTTAAACGGATTAGGATGCAAAATTAAAAGGCAAAGTAATTCTGTTTTACAAATAGATAGTACTAATATAACAAAAACAAATGCCAATACTGAAGATGTAAGAAAAATGAGAGCTTCTTATTATCTTATCGGAGCTCTACTGGGAAGGTTTAAAAAAGCTAGAGTAGAATTACCTGGTGGGTGTCCTATAGGCGTTAGACCTATTGACCAACACATCAAAGGTTTTGAAGCTTTAGGAGCCCATGTTGAAATAGAACATGGTGCTGTAATTGTTGAAGCAGATAGATTAATTGGAACTAATATATTTTTTGACGTTGTAAGCGTAGGTGCTACCATAAATGTAATGTTAGCTGCTACACTTGCTGAAGGCAATACTGTACTTGAAAATGTAGCAAAGGAACCTCATGTAGTAGATGTAGCTAATTTTTTAAATAGCATGGGGGCTAATATTAAAGGTGCTGGTACAGATGTTATAAGAGTTACCGGTGTTAAAGAATTAAAAGGTTGCACTTACAGTGTAATACCTGATCAAATCGAAGCTGGCACTTATATGATAGCAACTGCTGCTTGTGGTGGAGAAGTAACAATAAACAACGTAATACCTAAGCACTTAGAATCTATAACAGCAAAGCTTATAGAAATGGGAGTGGATGTTATAGAAAATGGAGATTCAGTTACAGTAAAATCTAAAGGTAACTTTAAAAGTGCAAATATAAAAACTCAACCTTACCCAGGATTTCCAACAGATGTACAACAACCAATGAGTACACTTTTAACTATTGCTAAAGGAAGAAGTATTGTAAATGAAAGCATTTGGGAAAGTAGATTTAAACACGTAGACGAATTAAAGAAAATGGGAGCAAATATTAAAGTAGAAGGCAGAACAGCCATTATAGATGGTGTGACTAAACTTACAGGTGCTGTAGTAAAAGCAACAGATTTAAGAGCTGGAGCCGCTATGGTAATTGCTGGACTATTAGCTGAAGGCGATACAGAAATCCTTGGTGTAGAGCATATTGATAGAGGATATCCAAATATTGAAAATAAATTTAAATCTTTAGGTGCTACTATAGTTAGACTATAG
- a CDS encoding 2'-5' RNA ligase family protein, with protein MKYYVVALFDKEDYHKIEKIQRDISKKYKIYRNLPMLHITLEVIEDPNINRLEETIEKIIKPYKRFKVEINGAICFDPPYKSVNLKIENKGYIMRLARIMNDNLRLHGFKVRENIDNWDLHVSLANTNFASREWSAKEYISACSNLKGIGMHEMARIDRIEIWKPINNKKEMVIKSFPLREF; from the coding sequence ATGAAGTATTATGTAGTAGCGTTATTTGATAAAGAGGATTATCATAAAATAGAAAAAATACAAAGAGATATATCTAAGAAGTATAAAATATACAGAAATTTGCCTATGTTACATATAACTCTTGAAGTAATAGAGGATCCTAATATTAATAGATTAGAAGAAACAATAGAAAAAATAATAAAGCCATATAAAAGATTTAAGGTAGAAATAAATGGAGCTATCTGTTTTGATCCACCTTATAAATCAGTTAATTTAAAAATAGAAAATAAAGGTTATATAATGAGATTAGCAAGAATAATGAATGATAATTTAAGGTTACACGGATTTAAGGTAAGAGAAAATATAGATAATTGGGATTTACATGTATCTTTAGCAAATACTAATTTTGCGTCTAGAGAATGGTCAGCTAAAGAATATATATCTGCTTGTAGTAATTTAAAAGGAATAGGCATGCATGAAATGGCTAGAATTGATAGAATAGAAATTTGGAAACCTATAAATAATAAAAAGGAAATGGTAATAAAATCCTTCCCATTAAGAGAATTTTAA
- a CDS encoding glutamine synthetase encodes MLDDLVYVVPEKMHSEDQLKEFLVSHPEIKFVSLVCIDLAGNDTDEKIPIKLFLEDMSKFIKGCVQTDGSSVVLPGIATLNNAKVDMIVDMNVNWFIDYNYELIDSETEKPIGTLRIPCFLYHENKPVDSRYILKKSIEHFKTTLLNLIKDHPESISSLNIKYDDIEKVNVTCATELEFWVNTPNDNAEVDELSTSQVLHEQYWNRTKGSVRTALEESLLVMEHHGLEPEMGHKEVGGVKAKLTSSGGFTHIMEQLEIDWKYSNALQTADNELLVKSIIKETFRNNKLDVTFLAKPIDEVAGSGKHVHLGVALKLKNGKIINLFSTDKNHYLSSFGYASIMGILKNYEVINPFVSSTNDSLRRLKPGFEAPICVVTSLGHTVELPSRNRTVLVGVIRDLDNPLATRFELRSPNPRSNTYLTVASLCMSMIDGIKYAIENNKCEDELLKELSKSPDKNGGYLEKGRQYRSEEDVFEYYTEEKRSKIFGEAPSTVYENICSLDKYKDKIEVLKAGDVFTYKIINSYKLAALERWLVEITNRIIPNYIEEIRSFSQLHEVNKASDLDIHNWSKINELRQLLMKDTYSDKSLFGQIREAKENNDYKSISNLQLEIDEKMKLLRKLYSDYKRNLLDI; translated from the coding sequence ATGTTAGATGATTTAGTATATGTTGTTCCTGAAAAAATGCACTCTGAAGACCAGCTTAAAGAGTTTTTAGTTTCCCATCCTGAAATAAAATTTGTTTCTTTGGTTTGTATCGATTTAGCTGGTAATGATACTGATGAAAAAATTCCTATTAAACTATTTTTAGAAGACATGAGTAAATTTATTAAAGGCTGTGTACAAACAGACGGTTCTTCCGTTGTCCTTCCAGGCATTGCAACTCTTAATAATGCCAAAGTTGACATGATTGTAGATATGAATGTTAATTGGTTTATAGATTATAACTATGAGCTTATAGACTCTGAAACAGAAAAGCCAATCGGTACTCTTAGAATTCCTTGTTTCCTTTATCACGAAAATAAACCTGTCGATTCTAGATACATATTAAAAAAATCAATAGAACATTTTAAAACAACTTTATTAAATTTGATAAAGGATCATCCAGAATCTATATCTTCCTTAAACATAAAATATGATGATATAGAAAAAGTAAATGTAACTTGTGCTACAGAATTAGAATTTTGGGTAAACACCCCAAATGATAATGCTGAAGTAGACGAATTATCTACCTCTCAAGTTTTACATGAACAATACTGGAATAGAACTAAAGGAAGTGTTAGAACTGCTTTAGAAGAGTCTTTACTTGTTATGGAGCATCATGGCTTAGAACCTGAAATGGGACACAAAGAAGTTGGTGGAGTAAAAGCTAAATTAACTAGTTCCGGTGGTTTTACTCATATAATGGAGCAATTAGAAATTGATTGGAAATATTCAAATGCTCTACAAACAGCAGATAATGAATTACTAGTAAAAAGCATAATAAAAGAAACCTTTAGAAATAATAAATTAGATGTTACATTTTTAGCAAAACCTATAGATGAAGTTGCAGGTAGTGGAAAGCATGTTCACTTAGGTGTTGCCCTTAAATTAAAAAATGGTAAAATAATAAATTTATTCTCTACAGATAAAAATCACTACTTAAGTTCTTTTGGTTATGCATCTATAATGGGTATACTAAAAAATTATGAAGTAATAAATCCTTTTGTTTCATCAACTAATGACTCTTTAAGAAGATTAAAACCAGGCTTTGAAGCTCCTATATGTGTAGTAACTTCTTTAGGTCATACTGTAGAATTACCATCAAGAAATAGAACGGTTCTAGTTGGTGTTATAAGAGATTTAGATAATCCTTTAGCTACAAGATTTGAGTTAAGATCCCCAAATCCTCGTAGTAATACTTATTTAACAGTGGCTTCTTTATGTATGTCTATGATTGATGGAATAAAATATGCTATAGAAAATAATAAATGTGAAGATGAGCTTTTAAAAGAACTTTCAAAATCACCTGATAAAAATGGTGGCTATCTTGAAAAAGGAAGACAATATAGAAGTGAAGAAGACGTATTTGAATACTATACTGAAGAAAAAAGAAGTAAAATCTTTGGCGAAGCACCTTCTACTGTATACGAAAATATATGCTCTTTAGACAAATATAAAGATAAAATAGAAGTATTAAAAGCTGGTGATGTATTTACATATAAAATTATTAATAGCTACAAACTAGCTGCCCTTGAAAGATGGTTAGTTGAAATAACAAATAGAATAATTCCAAATTATATAGAAGAAATTAGGAGCTTTTCTCAATTACATGAAGTAAACAAAGCCTCTGATTTAGATATTCATAACTGGTCTAAAATTAATGAACTTAGACAATTGTTAATGAAAGATACTTACTCTGATAAATCTTTATTTGGACAAATAAGAGAAGCTAAAGAAAACAATGATTATAAATCTATTTCTAATTTACAATTAGAAATAGATGAAAAAATGAAACTTCTTAGAAAGCTTTATTCTGATTATAAAAGAAATCTTTTAGATATATAA
- the murI gene encoding glutamate racemase: MSINDKPIGFFDSGVGGISVLKEAFKLLPKEDFLYYGDSKNAPYGTKKVEEVKTLTFNAIDFLMNKGIKALVVACNTATSVTINDLRKTYDIPVIGIEPALKPAVELKKSGKIIIMATPMTLAEKKFANLMELYRETEDIEPLPCPGLVEFIEGGKVSGEEIYNYLKDKFKKYNNEKISAIVLGCTHYPFIKETLREVIHNKAVIIDGSLGTSKELKRQLKDRNILRKEDRVGEVTLFNSREDEEIINLSYNLLNKK, translated from the coding sequence TTGAGTATAAATGATAAGCCTATAGGTTTTTTTGATTCTGGAGTAGGCGGAATAAGCGTGTTAAAAGAAGCATTTAAGTTATTACCAAAGGAAGACTTTTTATATTATGGAGATTCAAAAAATGCACCCTATGGAACTAAAAAGGTAGAAGAAGTTAAGACATTAACCTTTAATGCAATAGATTTTTTGATGAATAAGGGAATAAAAGCATTGGTGGTAGCTTGTAATACAGCTACGAGTGTAACTATAAATGATTTAAGGAAGACATATGATATACCTGTTATAGGAATTGAACCTGCTTTAAAACCTGCAGTAGAATTAAAGAAAAGTGGGAAGATAATAATAATGGCCACACCTATGACATTAGCTGAAAAGAAATTTGCAAATTTGATGGAGTTATATAGAGAAACAGAGGATATAGAACCTTTACCTTGTCCAGGATTAGTAGAATTTATAGAAGGGGGAAAGGTTTCTGGAGAAGAAATTTATAATTATTTAAAAGACAAATTTAAAAAGTATAATAATGAAAAAATATCAGCTATTGTTTTAGGATGCACTCATTATCCTTTTATAAAAGAAACTTTAAGAGAAGTTATACATAATAAAGCAGTTATAATAGATGGAAGTTTAGGTACATCTAAAGAATTAAAAAGACAATTAAAAGATAGAAATATATTAAGAAAAGAAGATAGAGTAGGAGAAGTTACTTTATTTAATTCACGTGAGGATGAAGAGATAATAAATTTAAGTTATAATCTTCTTAATAAGAAATAA
- a CDS encoding peptidylprolyl isomerase produces MNPIVSMEMNNGKNIKIELYPEIAPNTVKNFISLVNKGFYNGIIFHRVIPGFMIQGGCPSGNGMGGPGYSIKGEFKNNGFNNELKHTEGVLSMARTMQPNSAGSQFFIMVDNAPHLDGQYAAFGKVIEGLDVAKEIVNVDRDFRDKPVEDQVMKTVTVDTFGEEFEEPEKLS; encoded by the coding sequence ATGAATCCTATAGTAAGTATGGAAATGAATAATGGCAAGAATATTAAGATAGAACTATATCCAGAGATAGCACCTAATACAGTTAAAAATTTTATATCATTAGTAAATAAAGGCTTTTATAATGGGATTATATTTCACAGAGTAATTCCAGGATTTATGATTCAAGGAGGATGTCCTAGTGGAAATGGAATGGGAGGTCCAGGATACTCAATAAAAGGTGAGTTTAAGAATAATGGATTTAATAATGAATTGAAACATACAGAAGGTGTTTTATCAATGGCTAGAACAATGCAACCCAATTCTGCAGGAAGTCAGTTTTTTATAATGGTAGATAATGCACCTCATTTAGATGGCCAATATGCAGCTTTTGGAAAGGTTATAGAAGGCTTGGATGTAGCTAAAGAAATAGTAAATGTAGATAGAGATTTTAGAGATAAACCTGTTGAAGATCAAGTTATGAAAACAGTAACAGTAGATACTTTTGGAGAGGAATTTGAAGAGCCAGAAAAATTAAGTTAA
- a CDS encoding DUF3783 domain-containing protein has protein sequence MINNKLMLVYGLKNEELNLLKNICLENNLPSFKIVNKNMCEMKLRDIIKGINLEVEDVDMPEEKVVIFNNFSDTELDLGVKKIKEILKPIPIMAVVTETSIDWQFKYLVDHLMEEREWYRKQNR, from the coding sequence TTGATTAATAATAAGTTGATGCTTGTTTATGGTTTGAAAAACGAAGAATTAAACTTGTTAAAAAATATATGCTTAGAAAATAATTTGCCGAGTTTTAAAATAGTAAATAAAAATATGTGCGAAATGAAACTGAGAGACATAATAAAGGGTATAAACTTAGAAGTAGAAGATGTAGATATGCCAGAAGAAAAGGTAGTTATATTTAATAACTTTTCTGATACTGAATTAGACTTAGGAGTAAAAAAGATAAAGGAAATTTTAAAACCAATACCTATAATGGCAGTAGTAACAGAGACTTCTATAGATTGGCAATTTAAATATTTAGTAGATCATTTAATGGAAGAAAGAGAATGGTATAGAAAACAAAACAGGTAA
- a CDS encoding helix-turn-helix transcriptional regulator, producing MSRVSDKIKETRFKKGLTQKQLAKKLGVAESFINEVESGRKIINESLMNRISKVLGKDINDIGVSFEEEVSSEPKGEVSINKNNKVKDVWDNAFSSIIKDVPVYNYNLDRIIDKKQLPIVGNRVEGIHQDKVLFLKIEEEDMSGFRINKGDIAFGYIHHEMENNCIFLIEHNNKRSVRQLKRLDGDKILLINNGISLRTEAVRLKNIKIIAKLLKVEITL from the coding sequence GTGAGTAGAGTATCTGATAAAATAAAAGAAACTAGATTTAAAAAAGGATTAACACAGAAGCAATTAGCTAAAAAGTTAGGTGTAGCCGAAAGCTTTATAAATGAGGTAGAATCGGGAAGAAAAATAATAAATGAAAGTTTAATGAATAGAATATCAAAAGTATTAGGAAAAGATATAAATGATATAGGAGTTTCTTTTGAAGAGGAAGTATCTTCAGAGCCTAAAGGAGAAGTTTCTATAAATAAAAATAATAAAGTAAAGGATGTATGGGATAATGCTTTTAGCTCTATAATAAAAGATGTTCCAGTTTACAATTATAATTTAGATAGGATTATTGACAAGAAACAATTACCTATTGTAGGAAATAGGGTTGAGGGAATACATCAAGATAAAGTTTTGTTTTTAAAGATAGAAGAGGAGGATATGTCTGGTTTTAGAATAAATAAGGGAGACATAGCCTTTGGATATATTCATCATGAGATGGAAAATAATTGTATATTCCTTATAGAACATAATAATAAAAGATCTGTAAGACAATTGAAGAGATTAGATGGAGATAAAATATTATTAATAAATAATGGAATATCTTTAAGAACTGAAGCTGTTAGATTAAAAAATATAAAGATTATAGCTAAATTGCTAAAAGTAGAAATAACTCTTTAA